From one Amycolatopsis sp. FDAARGOS 1241 genomic stretch:
- a CDS encoding acetoacetate decarboxylase family protein, giving the protein MSAGEVGRRGVLAGGLAAVAAGAMSTPALAEGATTAPVTERLKGYTYPLSARGVANLAPTPPWHYVGDVVGVEFWTRPDAAAASLPTGLDPDPTSSGHGYALFIDWQFSASDNEYLDPVRSQYSEFLVLLDAAHNGSPVAWCPFIYVDNDEALARGWVQGFPKKIGAIHQTRAFGVPSQAGPVVGPGGRFGATLSSNGRQLAQAQVTLEQTAPTIPALGRPIVNLRHFPRLTKGQYENPAVHELTQSVLDTPQVAGTWTGTGDLSFFPAPAEELADIGPVRSGAGFRGSLSYSVTDLIIL; this is encoded by the coding sequence TTGTCCGCAGGAGAAGTGGGTCGCAGAGGGGTTCTCGCCGGCGGGCTCGCCGCGGTGGCGGCGGGGGCGATGAGCACCCCGGCGCTCGCCGAGGGCGCGACGACCGCTCCGGTGACCGAACGGCTCAAGGGGTACACGTATCCGCTCAGCGCGCGCGGAGTCGCCAACCTCGCGCCGACGCCGCCGTGGCACTACGTCGGAGACGTCGTCGGGGTGGAGTTCTGGACCAGACCGGACGCGGCGGCCGCGTCGCTGCCGACCGGTCTGGACCCGGACCCCACGAGCTCCGGGCACGGCTACGCGCTGTTCATCGACTGGCAGTTCTCGGCCAGTGACAACGAGTACCTCGACCCGGTGCGCAGCCAGTACAGTGAGTTCCTGGTGCTGCTCGACGCCGCGCACAACGGTTCGCCGGTGGCGTGGTGCCCGTTCATCTACGTGGACAACGACGAGGCGCTGGCCCGCGGCTGGGTCCAGGGTTTCCCGAAGAAGATCGGCGCGATCCACCAGACGCGCGCGTTCGGCGTGCCGAGCCAGGCCGGCCCGGTGGTCGGGCCCGGTGGGCGCTTCGGCGCCACGCTCTCGTCCAACGGCAGGCAGCTGGCCCAGGCGCAGGTGACGCTGGAGCAGACCGCGCCGACGATCCCGGCGCTTGGCCGGCCGATCGTGAACCTGCGGCACTTTCCGCGGTTGACGAAGGGGCAGTACGAGAATCCCGCGGTGCACGAGCTGACGCAGTCCGTTTTGGACACTCCGCAGGTGGCGGGCACGTGGACCGGAACCGGGGATCTGTCGTTCTTCCCTGCACCGGCCGAGGAGCTGGCCGACATCGGGCCGGTCCGCAGCGGCGCCGGGTTCCGCGGGTCGCTGTCCTACAGCGTGACGGACTTGATCATCCTCTGA
- a CDS encoding TetR/AcrR family transcriptional regulator, with protein sequence MATRAAILRAARKAFTGHGYDGAGVREIAREADVDARLIGKYFGSKEGLFAEVVDLAYEKSMMMTPEVNAEAARTLLTGEDRRAHDGLLLTLRSVANPRAAAIMRESIGRNYRTRLADALPGEDGADRTGRSALLIAICAGMLLNRMLLGTTAFTGPDAEGLVPYLHAALDAVADAPNKELVDRRPGGRDGTAEPAGTA encoded by the coding sequence GTGGCCACGCGCGCCGCGATCCTGCGCGCCGCGCGGAAGGCCTTCACCGGGCACGGGTACGACGGCGCGGGCGTCCGCGAGATCGCGCGCGAAGCCGATGTGGACGCGCGGCTGATCGGCAAGTACTTCGGCTCGAAGGAAGGCCTGTTCGCGGAGGTCGTTGACCTGGCCTACGAGAAGTCGATGATGATGACGCCCGAGGTCAACGCCGAGGCGGCGCGGACGTTGCTGACCGGAGAAGACCGGCGAGCGCACGACGGGCTGCTGCTCACGCTGCGCTCGGTCGCCAACCCGCGCGCGGCGGCGATCATGCGCGAGAGCATCGGGCGCAACTACCGGACCCGGCTCGCCGACGCGCTGCCCGGCGAAGACGGCGCCGACCGCACCGGCCGGTCCGCGCTGCTCATCGCCATCTGCGCCGGGATGCTGCTGAACCGGATGCTGCTCGGAACCACCGCGTTCACGGGCCCGGACGCCGAAGGACTCGTTCCGTACCTGCACGCGGCGCTCGACGCCGTGGCCGACGCGCCGAACAAGGAACTGGTCGACCGGCGGCCCGGCGGGAGAGACGGCACCGCCGAGCCTGCCGGTACGGCTTAG
- a CDS encoding bifunctional 3-phenylpropionate/cinnamic acid dioxygenase ferredoxin subunit: MIRACAVADLPEGESVRVDGPTPIAVFHTETGFYAVDDTCTHQDASLADGWLEGCFVECPLHAAQFDLRTGVPSCLPAKDPVRTYAVVVTDGEVFVDVPMPAVAGEGAV, translated from the coding sequence ATGATCCGTGCCTGCGCTGTCGCCGACCTGCCCGAGGGCGAGTCCGTCCGCGTCGACGGCCCCACCCCGATCGCGGTCTTCCACACCGAGACGGGGTTCTACGCCGTCGACGACACCTGCACGCACCAGGACGCCTCGCTCGCCGACGGCTGGCTCGAAGGCTGCTTCGTGGAGTGCCCGCTGCACGCGGCCCAGTTCGACCTGCGCACCGGCGTGCCGTCGTGCCTGCCCGCGAAGGACCCCGTGCGGACCTACGCGGTCGTGGTCACGGACGGTGAGGTCTTCGTCGACGTGCCGATGCCCGCCGTCGCCGGCGAGGGTGCCGTCTAG
- a CDS encoding dTMP kinase encodes MSAVGRLVVIEGLDGAGKRTLSDGLTAQLQRGGATVGSLAFPRYGHSVYADLIREALHRGHGDLGDSVYGMALLYALDRSAAADEIRTLLTDNDVVLLDRYVASNAAYAAARLREHADGPVVQWVWDTEVERFALPRPDAHLLLRVAPAVAAERAVRRAAEDTRRARDSFESDDALQERCAAVYDELAAAGWLAPWHVLDGVAGVDLPTLAKSLLA; translated from the coding sequence GTGAGCGCCGTGGGACGACTGGTCGTGATCGAAGGTCTGGACGGTGCGGGCAAGCGCACCCTCTCCGACGGGCTCACCGCCCAGCTGCAGCGCGGTGGCGCCACCGTGGGCAGCCTGGCGTTCCCCCGCTACGGCCACAGCGTCTACGCCGACCTGATCCGCGAAGCGCTGCACCGTGGCCACGGCGACCTCGGCGACTCCGTTTACGGCATGGCCCTGCTCTACGCCCTCGACCGCAGCGCCGCGGCCGACGAGATCCGGACGCTGCTCACGGACAACGACGTGGTGCTGCTCGACCGCTACGTCGCCTCCAACGCGGCGTACGCCGCCGCGCGCCTGCGCGAGCACGCCGACGGTCCGGTCGTGCAGTGGGTGTGGGACACCGAGGTCGAGCGCTTCGCCCTGCCGCGGCCCGACGCGCACCTGCTCCTGCGCGTCGCCCCCGCGGTGGCCGCCGAGCGCGCCGTGCGCCGCGCCGCCGAGGACACCCGCCGCGCCCGCGACTCGTTCGAATCCGACGACGCCCTGCAAGAACGCTGTGCCGCCGTCTACGACGAGCTGGCCGCCGCCGGCTGGCTCGCGCCGTGGCACGTGCTGGACGGCGTGGCGGGCGTCGACCTGCCGACGCTCGCGAAGTCCCTGCTCGCCTAG
- the ahcY gene encoding adenosylhomocysteinase, with amino-acid sequence MTPESVAKRHDTRGGLEFAVADLEAAEFGRKEIRLAEHEMPGLMALRREYAEVYPLRGARVSGSLHMTVQTAVLIETLVELGAEVRWASCNIFSTQDHAAAAVVVGPHGTPEEPKGVPVFAWKGESLEEYWWCTERMLTWDGEGPNMILDDGGDATMLVHKGTEFEKAGVVPSTDENDSDEWKVFLELLRTSVAADNSKWTTIGEGVRGVTEETTTGVLRLYQLAAAGELLFPAINVNDAVTKSKFDNRYGIRHSLIDGINRGTDVLIGGKVAVVCGYGDVGKGAAESLRGQGARVIVTEIDPICALQAAMDGFQVKKLENVLGEADIVITTTGNKNVVMVEHMARMKHQAILGNIGHFDNELDMAGLARYPGVRRVNIKPQVDEWVFPNGNSIIVLSEGRLLNLGNATGHPSFVMSNSFSNQVIAQIELFTKHEEYDKEVFRLPKKLDEKVARIHLEALGGELTKLTKEQAEYIDVDVEGPFKSDHYRY; translated from the coding sequence ATGACCCCCGAAAGCGTTGCCAAGCGGCACGACACCCGGGGCGGCCTCGAGTTCGCCGTCGCCGACCTCGAAGCTGCCGAGTTCGGCCGCAAGGAGATCCGTCTGGCCGAGCACGAGATGCCGGGCCTGATGGCACTGCGCCGCGAGTACGCCGAGGTCTACCCGCTGCGGGGCGCGCGGGTTTCCGGATCGCTGCACATGACGGTGCAGACCGCCGTGCTCATCGAAACGCTGGTGGAGCTGGGCGCCGAGGTGCGCTGGGCCTCGTGCAACATCTTCTCGACGCAGGACCACGCGGCCGCCGCCGTGGTCGTCGGGCCGCACGGCACGCCGGAGGAGCCGAAGGGCGTGCCGGTGTTCGCGTGGAAGGGCGAGTCGCTCGAGGAGTACTGGTGGTGCACCGAGCGCATGCTCACCTGGGACGGCGAGGGTCCCAACATGATCCTCGACGACGGCGGTGACGCCACCATGCTCGTGCACAAGGGCACCGAGTTCGAGAAGGCCGGCGTCGTGCCGTCCACCGACGAGAACGACTCCGACGAGTGGAAGGTCTTCCTGGAGCTGCTGCGCACCTCCGTCGCCGCGGACAACTCGAAGTGGACCACCATCGGCGAGGGCGTCCGCGGGGTCACGGAGGAGACCACCACCGGCGTGCTGCGCCTCTACCAGCTGGCTGCCGCGGGTGAGCTGCTCTTCCCGGCGATCAACGTGAACGACGCCGTCACCAAGTCGAAGTTCGACAACCGCTACGGCATCCGCCACTCGCTCATCGACGGCATCAACCGCGGCACCGACGTGCTCATCGGGGGCAAGGTCGCCGTGGTCTGCGGTTACGGCGACGTCGGCAAGGGCGCGGCGGAGTCGCTGCGCGGCCAGGGCGCGCGCGTGATCGTCACCGAGATCGACCCGATCTGCGCGCTGCAGGCGGCGATGGACGGCTTCCAGGTCAAGAAGCTCGAGAACGTCCTCGGCGAGGCCGACATCGTCATCACCACGACCGGCAACAAGAACGTGGTGATGGTTGAGCACATGGCCCGTATGAAGCACCAGGCCATCCTCGGCAACATCGGCCACTTCGACAACGAGCTGGACATGGCCGGCCTCGCCCGCTACCCCGGCGTGCGCCGCGTGAACATCAAGCCGCAGGTCGACGAGTGGGTGTTCCCGAACGGCAACTCGATCATCGTGCTGTCCGAAGGGCGCCTGCTCAACCTCGGCAACGCGACCGGGCACCCGTCGTTCGTGATGTCCAACAGCTTCTCCAACCAGGTCATCGCCCAGATCGAGCTCTTCACCAAGCACGAGGAGTACGACAAGGAGGTGTTCCGCCTCCCGAAGAAGCTCGACGAGAAGGTGGCGCGCATCCACCTCGAGGCGCTGGGTGGCGAGCTGACGAAGCTCACGAAGGAGCAGGCGGAGTACATCGACGTGGACGTCGAGGGCCCGTTCAAGTCGGATCACTACCGGTACTGA
- the solA gene encoding N-methyl-L-tryptophan oxidase: MTHYDVIVIGLGGMGSAAAYRLAQRGQRVLGLDQFAPVHNLGSSHGGSRITRQAYLEGPDYVPLLLRAHEVWTELEHDTGRPLFTRCGGLMAGPPDSRTITGSVLSAEKFDIPHELLDAAEIRRRFPTMAPRGDEVALYEPGAGFVSPEGSVAAHLQLAARHGAELHHEEQVFTWSTSESGVRVGTASSYYTADRLVLCPGAWAPHLLADLGVEFEVQRQVQYWFDPADAAPFAAERHPVYLWETEEGEQFYGFPAHTPQGVKVASHIAGTPCAPDTIDRTVHENEVRHIADVVGSRLPTLPAQLRRAATCLYTNTPDEHFVIAPHPAHPRVVVACGFSGHGFKFVPVVGEILADLVVDGTTAHPIALFDPARFAAPAVAQPAPGEPLGP; encoded by the coding sequence TTGACGCACTACGACGTGATCGTGATCGGACTGGGCGGCATGGGCAGCGCCGCGGCTTACCGGCTCGCCCAACGCGGGCAACGCGTCCTGGGCCTGGACCAGTTCGCGCCCGTGCACAACCTCGGCTCGAGCCACGGCGGCTCGCGCATCACGCGCCAGGCCTACCTCGAAGGCCCCGACTACGTGCCGTTGCTGCTGCGGGCGCACGAGGTGTGGACCGAGCTGGAGCACGACACGGGCCGGCCCCTGTTCACGCGCTGCGGCGGGCTGATGGCCGGGCCGCCGGACTCGCGCACGATCACCGGCAGCGTGCTCTCGGCCGAGAAGTTCGACATCCCGCACGAGCTGCTGGACGCGGCCGAGATCCGCCGCCGCTTCCCCACGATGGCTCCGCGCGGCGACGAAGTGGCGCTCTACGAACCCGGCGCCGGGTTCGTGTCACCGGAGGGCAGCGTCGCGGCGCACCTGCAGCTGGCCGCGCGCCACGGTGCCGAACTGCACCACGAGGAGCAGGTGTTCACGTGGAGCACGTCGGAATCCGGCGTGCGCGTGGGCACCGCGTCGAGCTACTACACGGCCGACCGGCTGGTGCTGTGCCCGGGAGCGTGGGCACCGCACCTGCTGGCCGATCTCGGTGTCGAGTTCGAGGTGCAGCGGCAGGTGCAGTACTGGTTCGACCCGGCCGACGCCGCGCCGTTCGCCGCCGAGCGGCACCCGGTCTACCTGTGGGAGACCGAGGAGGGCGAGCAGTTCTACGGCTTCCCCGCGCACACGCCGCAGGGGGTGAAGGTGGCTTCGCACATCGCCGGCACGCCGTGCGCGCCCGACACGATCGACCGGACCGTGCACGAGAACGAGGTGCGGCACATCGCGGACGTCGTGGGGTCGCGCCTGCCGACGCTCCCCGCGCAGTTGCGCCGCGCGGCAACGTGCCTGTACACGAACACACCCGACGAGCACTTCGTGATCGCGCCGCACCCCGCGCACCCACGCGTGGTCGTGGCGTGCGGATTTTCCGGGCATGGCTTCAAGTTCGTGCCCGTCGTCGGGGAAATCCTGGCCGACCTCGTCGTCGACGGGACGACCGCGCACCCGATCGCGCTGTTCGACCCGGCGCGCTTCGCCGCGCCGGCGGTGGCCCAGCCGGCGCCGGGGGAGCCGCTCGGGCCCTAG
- a CDS encoding IclR family transcriptional regulator → MRNQDSGSATGTQVQSVDRAISVLELLARNGESGITEIAGELGVHKSTASRLLSVLEAHGLVEQLGERGKYAIGFGIVRLAGAATGRMDLAKLGRQTCQTLAEELGETVNIAIADDGVAINISQARGSAAITTQNWTGQRTPLHATSSGKVLLAAMGEGDRKRLLGHGLEQYTPRTMVDPQELESEVERVAEDGYAACFEELELGMHAVAVPIRGPGGEVVAAMSASGPSYRLSKQRIKQIVRPMTDAATELSAQLGYFTS, encoded by the coding sequence ATGCGGAACCAGGACTCGGGCAGCGCAACGGGAACGCAAGTTCAGTCGGTCGACCGCGCGATCAGCGTGCTGGAACTGCTCGCGCGCAACGGGGAGTCGGGGATCACGGAGATCGCCGGCGAGCTCGGCGTGCACAAGTCGACGGCGTCCCGGCTGCTGAGTGTCCTGGAAGCCCACGGTCTTGTCGAGCAGCTGGGCGAACGCGGCAAGTACGCGATCGGCTTCGGCATCGTCCGCCTCGCCGGCGCCGCCACCGGCCGCATGGACCTCGCGAAGCTCGGCCGCCAGACCTGCCAGACGCTGGCCGAGGAGCTGGGCGAGACCGTGAACATCGCGATCGCCGACGACGGCGTGGCCATCAACATCAGCCAGGCCCGCGGGTCGGCGGCCATCACCACGCAGAACTGGACCGGGCAGCGCACGCCGCTGCACGCCACCTCGAGCGGCAAGGTGCTGCTGGCCGCCATGGGCGAGGGCGACCGCAAGCGTCTGCTGGGACACGGCCTCGAGCAGTACACGCCGCGCACGATGGTGGACCCCCAGGAACTCGAGTCCGAGGTGGAGCGCGTCGCCGAAGACGGGTACGCCGCCTGCTTCGAGGAGCTGGAACTCGGCATGCACGCCGTCGCGGTGCCGATCCGCGGGCCGGGCGGCGAGGTCGTCGCGGCGATGAGCGCGTCGGGGCCGTCGTACCGGTTGTCGAAGCAGCGGATCAAACAGATCGTGCGGCCGATGACCGACGCGGCCACGGAACTTTCGGCGCAGCTGGGTTACTTCACCAGCTGA